Below is a window of Hydrogenimonas sp. SS33 DNA.
CGATTAAGTAAACATTTACACGAATTGGCCGATAATACTTTCGAGCCTTCGTAGCGACGAAGGACAATACTACTTTTCAAGGAGTTACCATGCGACGTGGTTTTACAATGATCGAGTTGATCTTCGTGATCGTGATTCTGGGTATTCTGGCGGCGGTTGCCATTCCCAAACTGGCTGCAACGAGGGATGATGCGAAAATCTCTAAAGGGTTGTCTGAAATCAGTACGGCAATCAATGATTTCGGTTCATACTATACATCTCGTGGTGCATTTGGCAAAGTCAGCGATATGACGAATGTTTCGAGTTTCTATACTGATTCGGCTGCAGGAACAAGTGCGGACAATACAGAGCTCAACAATACGACTGCTAGTATTTATTATGCAGTTCCCAATAATAATGGTGACAATGAAGGTTGTGTGAAATTTACCTTCACACCAGATGGAAACATTACTGTAGAACCTGATACCACCAATACAGGTAATATTTGTACAGGCATACAAGGTAGTAATACTTACAAAAACGATTTGAATGGTACA
It encodes the following:
- a CDS encoding type II secretion system protein, encoding MRRGFTMIELIFVIVILGILAAVAIPKLAATRDDAKISKGLSEISTAINDFGSYYTSRGAFGKVSDMTNVSSFYTDSAAGTSADNTELNNTTASIYYAVPNNNGDNEGCVKFTFTPDGNITVEPDTTNTGNICTGIQGSNTYKNDLNGTKAFGGKRVTF